In Herbinix luporum, a single window of DNA contains:
- a CDS encoding GNAT family N-acetyltransferase: MELKVRKVKLKSKDVKAIYFDSFPPNGRLPFCMMVVMSKLWNTKFLSFYDNDKLCGFIYFAVQFKQVFLMFFAVDKELRSKGYGREILNELKKLYPMKKMIVTIEYGNTDKTKEQERRKRFYLNNDFKETGYLIRMGGVEQEILVRNGQFSKVKFRAFLALYSNGILWPKIWKKYDVGKVR, encoded by the coding sequence ATGGAACTTAAAGTAAGAAAAGTCAAACTTAAAAGTAAAGACGTAAAGGCGATTTATTTTGATTCATTCCCTCCAAATGGGCGGTTGCCATTTTGTATGATGGTTGTTATGTCAAAGCTTTGGAATACGAAATTCCTCTCTTTTTATGATAATGACAAATTGTGTGGTTTTATATACTTTGCTGTCCAATTTAAACAAGTTTTTCTTATGTTCTTTGCAGTAGATAAAGAATTACGTTCAAAAGGCTACGGAAGAGAAATATTGAATGAATTGAAAAAACTTTATCCTATGAAAAAGATGATTGTTACAATTGAGTATGGTAATACCGACAAAACCAAAGAACAGGAACGCCGTAAACGCTTTTATCTTAATAATGATTTTAAGGAAACCGGCTATTTAATAAGGATGGGCGGTGTAGAACAAGAAATACTTGTTAGAAATGGGCAGTTCAGTAAAGTAAAATTTCGCGCATTTTTAGCATTATACAGCAATGGAATACTTTGGCCAAAGATTTGGAAAAAATACGATGTGGGAAAAGTTCGGTAA
- a CDS encoding MATE family efflux transporter has translation MRIRVDKKYFGDMQFYKKALVIGIPVMLQSLIQSLVSLIDSFMVSGLGDIKMSGVNISGQVLFIFMILQGAVCTSGGIFLTQFSGAKDKEGMQQSFAFKLVTSFSLAFVYFLVTMVFTRKILSLMVIGNTQAALILDQGEEYMFLMGFIGLQSIISYIIASSYREIGKVKVPLIISVTAALINTILNYGLINGNLGMPRLEVKGAAYATIIAKTIEMILFIVYTIKDKPDFIDLSVLKRINFKLFGQILRKGSMIILSQMMWVVSETITTAIYNGRGGADVVSGMAASFAIANLFTVSLGGITTSTGVVIGKSLGSNQLNQARQEKIWMLSAAVVFGCIMCLIGYSTAVLVPIVFGSLSQNAKNICKSMLMMMAMFMPLWTYLNTQLAVSRAGGDTKVCMWVDGCTTLVTIPMLFLMAAFTSWSPIIMYLSVKLFDVGKIIIAHFELKKERWVVNLSDN, from the coding sequence TTGAGAATACGGGTGGATAAAAAGTACTTTGGAGATATGCAATTCTATAAAAAAGCATTAGTAATTGGAATTCCTGTTATGCTACAGTCACTTATTCAAAGTCTTGTTTCGCTGATTGACAGCTTTATGGTATCAGGCCTTGGAGATATTAAGATGTCGGGGGTTAATATTTCAGGGCAGGTTTTATTTATCTTTATGATATTACAAGGTGCCGTCTGTACATCAGGTGGAATTTTTCTTACACAGTTTTCAGGAGCAAAGGATAAAGAGGGTATGCAACAGTCCTTTGCATTTAAACTTGTAACATCCTTCTCCTTGGCATTCGTTTATTTTCTAGTTACTATGGTCTTTACAAGAAAAATACTAAGCCTTATGGTCATTGGAAATACCCAGGCAGCTTTAATTTTAGATCAAGGAGAGGAATATATGTTTTTAATGGGATTTATTGGCCTACAGTCAATTATTTCCTATATCATTGCTTCTTCTTACCGGGAGATAGGAAAGGTAAAAGTTCCATTGATTATTTCTGTGACAGCGGCACTAATCAATACCATCTTAAACTATGGATTGATTAATGGAAATTTAGGCATGCCAAGACTTGAAGTAAAGGGAGCAGCATATGCTACCATCATCGCAAAAACCATTGAAATGATTCTTTTTATTGTTTATACAATAAAAGATAAACCGGACTTTATCGATCTATCAGTTCTCAAACGCATTAATTTTAAACTTTTTGGACAGATTCTAAGAAAAGGCTCCATGATTATTCTCTCACAGATGATGTGGGTTGTTTCAGAAACAATTACAACAGCCATCTATAATGGTAGGGGCGGAGCCGATGTAGTATCTGGTATGGCAGCAAGCTTTGCCATAGCAAATCTATTCACTGTGTCTTTAGGCGGAATTACTACTTCAACGGGGGTTGTTATAGGAAAATCCCTTGGTAGTAATCAACTTAATCAGGCTAGACAAGAAAAAATATGGATGTTATCTGCAGCAGTAGTATTTGGATGTATTATGTGTTTGATAGGTTATAGTACTGCAGTATTGGTGCCAATAGTATTTGGTAGCTTAAGTCAGAACGCAAAAAACATATGCAAAAGTATGCTAATGATGATGGCAATGTTCATGCCATTATGGACGTATTTAAATACTCAGTTGGCTGTTTCACGGGCAGGTGGAGATACAAAGGTCTGTATGTGGGTAGATGGTTGTACTACTCTGGTTACGATTCCTATGCTGTTTCTTATGGCTGCTTTTACGAGCTGGAGTCCAATTATTATGTATCTGTCAGTAAAACTCTTTGATGTTGGTAAAATAATAATTGCTCATTTTGAATTAAAAAAAGAGAGATGGGTTGTAAATCTTTCTGATAACTAG
- a CDS encoding arsenate reductase ArsC: MENKLKVAFICVHNSCRSQIAEALGKYFAGDIFESYSAGTEAKPQINQDAVRLMKELYDIDMEKTQYSKLLDKIPAVDIVITMGCNVECPYLPCKYREDWGLDDPTGKSDEEFKKVISIIEAKIKELKERLKS, translated from the coding sequence ATGGAGAATAAACTTAAGGTTGCATTTATATGTGTTCATAATTCATGTCGAAGCCAAATAGCCGAGGCACTAGGTAAGTACTTTGCAGGAGACATATTTGAAAGCTACTCTGCCGGCACAGAAGCAAAACCTCAGATTAACCAGGATGCTGTGCGCCTAATGAAAGAGCTTTATGATATAGATATGGAGAAAACTCAATATTCAAAGTTGTTAGATAAAATACCTGCAGTAGATATTGTTATTACAATGGGATGTAATGTGGAATGCCCTTACCTTCCATGTAAATACAGGGAAGATTGGGGACTGGATGATCCCACAGGTAAAAGTGATGAGGAATTTAAAAAAGTAATATCAATAATAGAAGCGAAAATAAAAGAGTTAAAAGAAAGACTAAAGTCATAA
- a CDS encoding sugar-binding protein, producing the protein MKKSMFLKRFISMLAVISMVLLDLTGTGTQVASAATKNDPVFKEAMYRNILVGKSYDFNIKNKPKKASYQWKSSNKKVATVNNKGLVKAVAPGSTTISCKIKTGKKTITLKAKVYVKKPSKNPATKVAINNKIQSMAVGEKIDLNCTYTPAKASDFVNWTSSDTTIAKVDANGVVTALKKGTVTIKATTLNKSRTDKVKIKVSPEVTVSNQERLNQVLKAGKASTIIISSNKKMELTIPKGNYKGKDLIVNAPKAIIHNNGVFKTITIRDLKQGWKEYAKGNTLHVATSSKITVEKKADCGIVVDKSKINLDLTINGKAKIDAIQPCDIKFNGKAKELPTLNIETPGVKINTNIVLNINASYQAVLRIEKEAAAKSKITAVDTNAIPKVEGKYKVNVEVNGKVYSVGADTPTPTPTPKQPTPTPKPSKPTPKPPKPTPPVDEKIKVDDKGFTAEGRIVAYFGTPKIDGEIDEVWNKAPLIKPPYTSNASVEASATFKLLWDDYALYILAQVKDPNMTLAPYQEYEKDSIEIFLDENNDKTSSYGSDDLQFRVNYANEQSLGSGDLSRFYTATKIGDGYYIIEARIELQKIAANNKIYGIELQVNDGIGTSRAGTINVFDTTDSAWSNPTVFGEVILTGKKSEDKPGLNLYKLLKLIDTAEKMEVTAVLFKANLKAAKDVAAKDKLTQEEIDMAYDSLNSVIAFENAVTKAANMDLSLYQAEGVAAVRKAIEEAEKLLGKTEVRVNEMNEAMAALDKAIAQLKVTGFDKDGNMVAKYGSPVIDGEIDKVWDEVDFVPATPSGSGSTDTSAKFKVLWDDKALYVLADVTDNALDTSSGIVYNRDCVEIFLDEGNNAKENIFDLDDTHYRISCDNRLSADRGSLDRLYTAVSEKKDSEGKVTGYIVEARIALQNPAKGNNIYGFELQLNDAKNGNRTGTLNVFDKTSTAYLSPTKFGKLVLCEKDAADVMGFNKYDLLKLVNIANDIELARYTDDTAARVRELLAKADATIATGDQAQVDALYDSLDQAIRALVHKDIKDIDPELARIKEFRRIPAEYLTAEPYDEKAKGTVVREYYDTYEYSDDGVAGNAIQKDMLVYLPAGYNAEDKNTRYNVLYLIHGTAEDQNTVFGDDDPNVTTVMKKVLDMMIANGELDPMIIVTPYYRGMESGRLQYELINEIMPFIATKYNTYAASGSKDDLKAARSHHAVGGFSQGAGCTFTLMRNRFDYFKYYIPLSGGPGNNDFTSAVKGYNLTDYYVFAATGTDDIAYSGMVNAIPDMANYKDSEGNPIFIYNADLSQGNLYLLLLEDGTHTWQCVNQYLYNILPDLFFAEETPNLDSDIVTDEKGFTADGKIVAKYGTPKIDGEIDEVWNNAIEIKPPHTNNAAVEASATFKVLWDDNALYVLAHVKDPNMTDAPSQLHEQDSIEIFLDENNDKASRYGSDDLQFRVNYKNVQSVGSGDISRFYTATKIGDNEYIVEARVELQNLAYNNKILGIELQVNDGIGSSRAGTITLFDTTDSAWMNPAVFGEIVLTGKKPGDAPGLNPYKLMTLVETAKKMDVTGFTKGVEAFTTRLNTANTAIGTATTQAELDGAYNALNDVITLMGAIQKYAGLNLDYFNNGEKIKNAIAAAEDILAKTEATTEEIMQARDALDEAIKDIGSYSLKDVYADKFYIGAAVHLNGLGDEKYTQNLLSQYNSITVENDMKPEVLLDQAASKAAGAVKCDFTKMDQYCDFAVEHGLKMRGHTFVWHSQTPSWFFKEGFDDNGAYVDASTMDIRLQQFIDEVFEHIKEKYPGLFYAYDICNEVVSSMSLESSHWKNVYGDYSFVTKAFELARKASEGTGIKLYYNDYNEYDPGKAEQIIELLADAKAAGNVDGIGMQSHVNIYYPSIDQYRETIDKFVAAGYDVQITELDIATAINGNGPAPDAAMAAKQAQIYKELFQCYIDYKDKISSVTLWGINDQHSWRGSQDPLIFDREYKEKDSYWNIISVGLAAEK; encoded by the coding sequence ATGAAGAAAAGTATGTTCTTAAAGCGATTCATTTCTATGTTGGCTGTCATTTCTATGGTGTTGCTTGATCTGACAGGAACAGGTACTCAGGTTGCAAGTGCAGCAACAAAAAATGATCCCGTCTTTAAAGAGGCAATGTACAGAAATATTTTGGTAGGGAAATCTTATGATTTCAATATCAAAAATAAGCCAAAGAAAGCATCCTACCAATGGAAAAGCAGCAACAAGAAAGTTGCAACAGTTAATAATAAGGGGCTTGTAAAAGCAGTTGCTCCCGGTAGTACAACTATTAGCTGTAAGATTAAAACAGGGAAAAAAACCATAACACTTAAGGCAAAAGTATATGTAAAGAAGCCTTCTAAGAACCCGGCTACAAAGGTAGCTATTAATAATAAGATACAGTCCATGGCTGTAGGTGAAAAAATCGACTTAAATTGTACTTATACGCCTGCAAAAGCATCTGACTTTGTAAACTGGACCTCAAGCGATACTACCATAGCCAAAGTGGATGCCAATGGAGTTGTAACTGCATTAAAAAAAGGTACCGTAACAATTAAAGCTACCACACTTAATAAATCTCGTACAGATAAAGTAAAAATAAAGGTGTCACCGGAAGTTACGGTATCCAATCAAGAACGACTTAATCAGGTTCTAAAAGCAGGCAAAGCCAGTACAATTATAATTAGCTCCAATAAAAAGATGGAATTAACAATTCCAAAAGGTAACTATAAGGGTAAAGATTTGATTGTTAATGCACCAAAGGCAATAATACATAATAATGGAGTATTTAAAACCATAACAATACGTGATTTAAAACAAGGTTGGAAGGAATATGCTAAAGGTAATACACTACATGTGGCTACATCAAGTAAAATAACAGTTGAAAAGAAAGCAGATTGTGGGATTGTTGTAGATAAAAGTAAAATCAATCTGGACCTTACCATAAACGGAAAAGCAAAAATTGACGCTATACAACCATGTGATATTAAATTCAATGGAAAAGCAAAAGAACTTCCTACATTGAATATTGAAACCCCAGGTGTTAAAATTAATACAAATATTGTCCTTAATATAAATGCTTCCTATCAAGCAGTACTCAGAATAGAAAAGGAGGCAGCTGCAAAATCAAAGATAACTGCAGTGGATACTAATGCAATACCGAAAGTAGAAGGCAAATACAAGGTTAATGTAGAAGTTAACGGTAAGGTTTATAGTGTTGGTGCTGATACACCTACGCCTACACCTACACCAAAGCAACCGACACCAACGCCAAAACCATCGAAACCTACACCAAAACCACCAAAACCCACACCACCTGTAGATGAGAAAATAAAAGTAGATGATAAGGGATTTACAGCTGAAGGTAGAATCGTAGCTTATTTTGGAACTCCTAAGATTGACGGTGAAATTGATGAGGTTTGGAATAAAGCCCCCTTGATTAAGCCGCCCTATACAAGTAATGCATCAGTAGAAGCAAGTGCAACATTTAAGCTATTATGGGATGATTATGCACTATATATCCTTGCCCAGGTGAAGGATCCCAACATGACACTGGCACCATATCAAGAATATGAAAAAGACTCCATTGAGATATTCCTTGATGAAAATAATGATAAGACATCATCATATGGTTCTGATGATTTACAGTTCAGAGTAAATTACGCCAATGAACAGTCATTGGGGAGTGGCGATCTTAGCAGATTCTATACTGCAACTAAGATAGGTGATGGATACTACATTATAGAAGCAAGAATTGAATTACAAAAAATTGCTGCAAACAATAAGATTTACGGTATAGAATTACAGGTAAATGACGGTATTGGAACAAGTAGAGCAGGTACTATTAATGTATTTGATACAACAGACAGTGCATGGAGCAACCCAACTGTATTTGGAGAAGTGATTCTAACCGGTAAAAAATCCGAAGATAAGCCCGGACTTAATCTTTATAAGTTACTTAAGTTAATCGATACTGCCGAGAAGATGGAAGTTACAGCTGTATTATTTAAGGCAAACTTAAAGGCAGCAAAAGATGTAGCCGCAAAAGATAAATTAACTCAGGAGGAAATTGATATGGCTTATGATTCTTTAAATAGTGTAATTGCATTTGAAAATGCAGTTACAAAAGCAGCAAACATGGACTTATCCCTATATCAGGCTGAGGGGGTAGCTGCTGTAAGGAAAGCAATTGAAGAAGCTGAAAAACTTCTAGGTAAGACAGAGGTAAGGGTTAATGAGATGAATGAAGCAATGGCTGCATTAGATAAAGCAATTGCACAGTTAAAAGTAACCGGCTTTGACAAAGACGGTAACATGGTTGCTAAGTACGGTTCACCTGTGATAGATGGTGAAATCGATAAGGTATGGGATGAAGTTGATTTTGTTCCGGCCACTCCATCAGGTTCAGGCTCTACAGATACCAGTGCTAAATTTAAAGTATTATGGGATGATAAGGCCCTCTATGTTTTGGCAGATGTTACTGATAATGCACTGGATACATCATCAGGTATCGTATATAACAGAGATTGTGTTGAAATCTTCCTGGATGAAGGGAATAATGCCAAAGAAAATATCTTTGATCTTGACGATACCCATTACAGAATCAGCTGTGATAATAGGCTTTCTGCAGATCGCGGTAGTTTGGACCGGTTATATACTGCAGTATCTGAGAAGAAAGATTCTGAAGGAAAGGTAACCGGTTATATTGTAGAAGCCAGAATCGCTCTTCAAAACCCAGCAAAGGGCAACAATATCTATGGTTTTGAGTTGCAGTTAAACGATGCTAAGAATGGCAACAGAACTGGTACCTTAAATGTGTTTGATAAAACAAGCACTGCTTATTTAAGTCCGACAAAATTCGGTAAACTTGTTCTTTGTGAAAAAGATGCCGCAGATGTAATGGGCTTCAATAAATATGATTTGTTGAAACTGGTAAATATCGCAAATGATATTGAATTAGCCCGCTATACCGATGATACAGCAGCAAGGGTAAGAGAACTGCTTGCCAAAGCGGATGCAACCATTGCTACAGGTGACCAAGCACAAGTTGACGCTTTGTATGATTCTTTAGATCAAGCAATCAGGGCCCTTGTTCATAAAGACATTAAAGACATAGATCCGGAATTAGCAAGAATTAAAGAGTTCAGAAGAATTCCTGCAGAGTATCTTACTGCAGAACCTTATGATGAAAAAGCAAAGGGAACTGTTGTAAGAGAATATTATGATACATATGAGTATAGTGACGATGGTGTAGCTGGTAATGCAATACAAAAAGATATGCTTGTATATCTTCCGGCAGGTTATAATGCTGAAGATAAAAATACAAGATATAATGTCTTATACTTAATCCATGGTACCGCAGAAGATCAAAATACAGTATTTGGCGATGATGATCCTAATGTAACTACTGTAATGAAGAAAGTCCTTGATATGATGATTGCCAATGGTGAACTTGATCCAATGATTATTGTTACCCCTTACTATAGAGGTATGGAATCAGGAAGATTACAATATGAATTAATCAATGAGATAATGCCTTTTATAGCTACAAAATATAATACTTATGCTGCTTCAGGTTCTAAGGATGATCTAAAAGCTGCAAGAAGTCATCATGCAGTTGGAGGTTTTTCTCAAGGAGCAGGTTGTACATTTACCCTTATGAGGAATCGCTTTGATTACTTTAAGTATTATATTCCCTTAAGCGGTGGTCCGGGAAATAATGATTTTACAAGTGCGGTAAAAGGTTATAATTTGACCGATTACTATGTATTTGCAGCTACCGGTACGGATGATATAGCATATAGCGGCATGGTAAATGCAATTCCTGATATGGCGAATTATAAAGATAGTGAAGGCAATCCGATTTTTATCTACAATGCAGATTTATCACAAGGTAACTTATACTTACTCTTGTTAGAAGACGGTACCCATACATGGCAATGTGTAAATCAGTATTTATATAATATTTTACCGGATTTATTCTTTGCTGAAGAAACACCTAATCTTGATTCGGATATAGTAACTGATGAGAAGGGATTTACGGCAGATGGGAAGATAGTTGCTAAATACGGAACACCTAAGATTGACGGTGAAATTGACGAGGTTTGGAATAATGCAATTGAAATTAAGCCTCCTCATACAAACAATGCAGCAGTAGAAGCAAGTGCAACATTTAAGGTGTTATGGGATGATAATGCACTTTATGTTCTTGCCCATGTGAAAGATCCTAACATGACAGATGCACCCAGTCAATTACATGAGCAAGATTCCATCGAAATATTCCTAGATGAGAATAATGATAAGGCATCCAGGTATGGATCCGATGATTTACAGTTCAGAGTTAATTACAAAAATGTTCAGTCAGTGGGCAGTGGTGATATTAGCCGTTTCTATACAGCTACTAAGATAGGTGATAATGAATATATTGTTGAAGCCAGAGTTGAATTACAGAATCTTGCTTACAATAATAAAATACTTGGCATAGAACTACAGGTAAATGACGGCATTGGATCTAGTAGAGCAGGAACCATTACTTTGTTTGATACAACTGATAGTGCATGGATGAACCCGGCCGTATTTGGTGAAATTGTACTTACCGGTAAAAAGCCCGGAGATGCTCCAGGACTAAATCCATATAAGTTAATGACTTTAGTGGAAACTGCTAAGAAGATGGATGTAACCGGATTTACTAAGGGTGTGGAAGCTTTCACAACAAGACTTAATACTGCAAATACAGCAATTGGTACTGCAACAACACAGGCTGAACTAGATGGGGCATATAATGCTTTGAATGATGTAATAACCTTAATGGGTGCCATTCAAAAATATGCCGGTTTGAACTTAGATTACTTCAACAATGGGGAAAAGATTAAGAATGCAATAGCTGCTGCAGAAGATATTCTTGCTAAAACCGAGGCAACAACTGAGGAAATAATGCAGGCAAGAGACGCATTAGATGAAGCAATCAAAGATATTGGAAGCTATAGCTTAAAAGATGTATATGCAGATAAATTCTATATAGGGGCAGCAGTTCATTTAAACGGTTTAGGCGACGAGAAATATACCCAGAATTTATTGTCCCAATACAATAGTATCACTGTGGAAAATGATATGAAGCCGGAGGTACTATTAGATCAAGCGGCATCAAAAGCTGCAGGGGCTGTTAAATGTGACTTTACGAAAATGGATCAATATTGTGACTTTGCCGTAGAGCATGGTTTAAAGATGAGGGGACACACCTTCGTATGGCATAGCCAGACGCCGTCTTGGTTCTTTAAAGAAGGATTTGATGATAATGGTGCATATGTAGATGCATCTACTATGGATATTCGACTTCAGCAGTTTATAGATGAGGTATTTGAACATATTAAAGAAAAATATCCGGGTCTCTTCTATGCTTACGACATCTGTAACGAAGTAGTATCTTCCATGAGTTTGGAATCATCCCATTGGAAAAATGTTTATGGAGACTACTCATTTGTTACAAAGGCATTTGAACTGGCAAGAAAAGCTTCAGAAGGTACTGGTATAAAGCTATATTACAATGACTATAACGAATATGATCCAGGAAAAGCGGAACAGATTATTGAATTATTAGCAGATGCAAAAGCAGCAGGTAATGTTGACGGCATCGGTATGCAGAGCCATGTAAATATTTATTATCCATCGATTGATCAATACAGAGAAACCATTGATAAATTTGTGGCAGCAGGTTACGATGTTCAGATTACGGAACTTGATATTGCCACAGCAATTAATGGCAACGGACCGGCACCGGATGCAGCTATGGCTGCTAAACAGGCACAGATTTATAAAGAATTGTTCCAATGTTATATAGATTATAAAGATAAGATCTCATCTGTAACATTATGGGGTATCAATGATCAGCATTCATGGCGGGGATCACAAGATCCATTGATCTTTGATAGAGAATACAAAGAAAAAGATTCATATTGGAATATTATTTCTGTTGGTTTGGCGGCAGAAAAATAG
- a CDS encoding flavocytochrome c produces MSFKKQKMLIITLAIMMIFSFIGCSKKEQSVKDPSALFKAGTYTTEVDGYVGKIKAEITFTDNEIAEIKILENSETNGIGSIAIEQLPADIVKYQSLGVDSISGATITSKAIIEAVSKAVEEAGGDVKSLKEVAIKKTEGEAIIKETDVVVVGGGGAGLAAAVAAADNGAKVILVEKTAALGGNTVRAGGPYNAVDPERQAKVQPADEASMKKAWELTKEEPKNERHAELMKELKADLEAYEKGSIDSLFDSLALHKLQTYAGGDYAGKLEFVEKLVDESLVTSQWMAGNGVQWTDEITTVPGGLWPRAHLPINSAGYDYIKANEDTARKLGVEILLNSPATELIIENGTVVGIKGESNGQEMEIRAKVVILATGGFAANVEMRQEYVPSLTENLPTTNSPAIVGDGIKMAEAAGANLIGMEYIQSLPLGNPKDGSLNGWIGGAGVEYYYQVNQEGKRFMAEDGRRDTMTNALLAQTNAMSYVISCANNEVDLNESGLNIWGDDVEKLVEDGVVFRADTIEELAEQIGIDPQVLKETHDTFNSYVEAGYDADFGRTLFGKPIDKAPFYASPRVPTVHHTMGGLEIDLETHVLDNNGERIPGLLAAGEVTGGIHGTNRLGGNALVDIHVFGKTAGEEAARIVKEAN; encoded by the coding sequence TTGAGCTTTAAAAAACAAAAAATGTTAATCATAACATTGGCAATCATGATGATTTTTTCATTTATTGGATGCAGTAAAAAAGAACAATCTGTGAAAGATCCATCAGCATTATTCAAGGCTGGTACTTACACAACTGAAGTAGATGGATATGTAGGCAAGATTAAGGCAGAAATCACATTTACAGATAATGAAATAGCAGAAATAAAGATACTAGAAAACTCAGAGACAAATGGAATTGGAAGCATTGCTATTGAACAACTTCCTGCCGATATTGTAAAATATCAATCCTTAGGTGTTGACTCTATAAGTGGAGCTACAATAACTTCTAAGGCAATAATCGAAGCTGTTTCTAAAGCAGTAGAAGAAGCCGGTGGGGATGTAAAATCCCTAAAAGAAGTTGCCATAAAAAAGACCGAAGGTGAAGCTATAATAAAGGAAACTGATGTAGTAGTAGTTGGAGGCGGTGGAGCAGGCCTTGCAGCTGCAGTTGCAGCAGCTGATAATGGTGCTAAAGTAATTTTAGTTGAAAAAACTGCTGCTTTGGGTGGAAATACTGTTAGAGCTGGAGGACCGTATAACGCTGTTGATCCAGAAAGACAAGCAAAAGTACAACCTGCTGATGAAGCAAGTATGAAAAAGGCATGGGAATTAACAAAAGAAGAACCCAAAAATGAGCGCCATGCTGAATTAATGAAAGAATTAAAAGCTGATTTGGAAGCTTATGAAAAAGGATCAATAGATAGTTTATTCGATTCCCTTGCACTTCATAAATTACAAACTTATGCCGGTGGTGATTATGCCGGAAAGTTAGAGTTTGTTGAAAAATTAGTTGATGAATCTTTAGTAACCAGCCAATGGATGGCAGGTAATGGAGTACAATGGACAGATGAAATCACAACAGTACCAGGTGGATTATGGCCAAGAGCTCACTTGCCAATTAATTCTGCCGGATACGATTATATCAAAGCTAATGAAGATACAGCTAGAAAGCTAGGAGTTGAAATTTTACTAAATTCTCCGGCTACGGAATTGATAATAGAAAATGGAACTGTAGTTGGAATCAAAGGTGAATCTAACGGCCAAGAGATGGAGATTAGAGCTAAAGTAGTAATACTTGCTACAGGTGGATTTGCTGCAAACGTAGAAATGAGACAAGAATATGTGCCTTCATTGACTGAAAATTTACCTACAACAAACAGTCCGGCTATAGTAGGTGATGGTATAAAGATGGCGGAAGCTGCTGGGGCTAATCTTATTGGTATGGAATACATCCAATCTCTACCACTTGGAAATCCTAAAGACGGCTCTCTAAATGGCTGGATTGGCGGAGCAGGTGTAGAATATTATTATCAGGTAAATCAAGAAGGTAAGAGATTTATGGCAGAGGATGGACGTAGAGATACAATGACAAATGCTCTACTGGCTCAAACAAATGCCATGTCCTATGTAATTTCTTGTGCAAACAACGAAGTTGATCTTAATGAATCAGGCCTAAATATATGGGGCGATGACGTAGAAAAATTAGTAGAAGATGGTGTGGTCTTTAGAGCTGACACTATTGAAGAATTAGCAGAGCAAATAGGAATTGATCCTCAAGTTCTTAAAGAAACCCATGATACATTTAATAGTTATGTAGAAGCAGGATATGATGCTGATTTTGGACGTACACTTTTTGGAAAACCTATAGATAAAGCACCGTTCTATGCTTCACCACGTGTTCCGACAGTACATCATACTATGGGTGGTCTTGAAATTGACTTAGAAACTCATGTATTGGATAATAACGGTGAGAGAATACCTGGCCTTTTAGCAGCAGGTGAGGTAACAGGAGGAATCCACGGAACTAATCGTTTAGGTGGTAATGCACTTGTAGATATTCATGTATTTGGAAAAACTGCAGGAGAAGAAGCTGCTAGAATTGTAAAAGAAGCAAATTAA